One part of the Arthrobacter sp. EM1 genome encodes these proteins:
- a CDS encoding matrixin family metalloprotease, whose protein sequence is MAGPDFRDRTPRHSSAGTVRRIVGRLATVALIAGAAFLAVGLIYADPRFTGLFDAGRGAGPGTAVEGQPGRPASAATVRTDTPPAGFEEHDQPLGHPQKPAVASSSFKFLATNEDGTPVGYSPCRPLHFVVNAALAPDGADQLVEDAIRTVSRATGIEFVDDGPTTEAPAQSRIPYQPTAYGERWAPLLIVWTTPDQAPQLKGPVIGTGGSTHFSFGDGPKSFVTGSLELDAPQIGADLGRQDGAAYATAVILHELGHVMGLEHVDDPAQLMYPEIGTPDGLAAGDLNGLFELGNAPCRKDL, encoded by the coding sequence GTGGCCGGTCCTGATTTCCGGGACCGGACACCGCGGCACAGCAGCGCCGGGACCGTCCGGCGGATTGTCGGCCGCCTCGCCACCGTCGCCTTGATTGCGGGGGCCGCGTTCCTGGCAGTGGGCTTGATCTACGCTGATCCGCGTTTTACCGGACTTTTCGATGCCGGTCGCGGAGCCGGGCCGGGCACCGCGGTGGAGGGCCAGCCGGGGCGGCCTGCGTCCGCTGCGACAGTCCGGACGGACACTCCCCCGGCCGGATTCGAAGAGCACGACCAGCCGCTGGGCCACCCGCAGAAGCCGGCCGTGGCCAGTAGTTCGTTCAAGTTCCTGGCCACGAACGAGGACGGCACCCCGGTGGGGTATTCGCCGTGCCGGCCGCTGCATTTTGTGGTCAACGCGGCACTCGCTCCCGACGGCGCCGACCAGCTCGTCGAGGACGCGATCAGAACAGTGTCCCGCGCGACCGGCATCGAGTTCGTCGACGACGGACCAACCACCGAGGCTCCCGCCCAGTCCCGAATCCCTTATCAGCCAACCGCTTACGGGGAACGCTGGGCGCCGCTGCTGATCGTGTGGACCACCCCCGACCAGGCTCCGCAACTGAAGGGCCCCGTGATCGGCACCGGAGGCAGCACCCACTTCAGCTTCGGCGACGGACCCAAAAGCTTCGTCACCGGCAGCCTGGAACTCGACGCCCCCCAGATCGGGGCGGACCTCGGCCGGCAGGACGGAGCCGCATATGCCACGGCGGTCATCCTGCACGAACTCGGACACGTGATGGGGTTGGAGCACGTGGACGACCCCGCGCAGCTTATGTACCCCGAGATCGGAACCCCCGACGGCCTGGCCGCCGGCGACTTGAACGGCCTCTTCGAACTCGGCAACGCGCCGTGCCGCAAGGACCTCTGA
- a CDS encoding VIT1/CCC1 transporter family protein codes for MKPGQETVPEASAATPSAADIKRWRQYLADERAEAAVYRDLAQNRSGEEREILLALAEAEGRHEAHWLQLLGGSAGRARSASLRSQFLGFLARHFGSVFVLALAQRAESRSPYATDPSATPAMVADEQIHEEVVRGLATRGRNRLAGTFRAAVFGANDGLVSNLSLVMGMAASGVASSVVLLSGVAGLLAGALSMGAGEYISVRSQRELLAATRPTQITLAAAPSLDIEHNELVLVYLARGMSREAAEHRVAERMGLLDCDCDPSLSLQPEIPEALDEHEAVGTAWGAAASSFCFFASGAIVPILPFVLGMTGVAALAVSAALVGLALLFTGGVVGLLSGTSPSSRGLRQLAIGMGAAGVTYLLGLAFGAVVA; via the coding sequence CTGAAACCCGGCCAGGAGACCGTTCCGGAGGCGTCCGCGGCGACCCCGAGTGCTGCGGACATCAAGCGGTGGCGGCAGTACCTAGCCGACGAGCGGGCCGAAGCCGCCGTCTACCGCGATCTGGCCCAGAACCGCAGCGGCGAAGAGCGTGAGATCCTCCTCGCCCTGGCCGAAGCCGAAGGACGCCACGAGGCCCACTGGCTCCAGCTGCTCGGCGGGAGCGCCGGTCGCGCCCGCTCCGCGTCGCTCCGGAGCCAGTTCCTCGGCTTTTTAGCCCGCCACTTTGGCTCGGTGTTTGTCCTGGCACTTGCCCAGCGGGCCGAAAGCCGTTCCCCGTATGCCACCGATCCCTCCGCCACACCGGCGATGGTCGCCGACGAACAGATCCACGAGGAAGTGGTTCGCGGCCTGGCCACCCGGGGCCGCAACCGGCTGGCGGGAACGTTCCGGGCGGCCGTTTTTGGCGCCAACGACGGGCTGGTCAGCAACCTTTCCCTGGTAATGGGCATGGCGGCCTCCGGTGTGGCCAGTTCAGTAGTCCTGCTCAGCGGCGTCGCGGGCCTGCTGGCCGGGGCGCTCTCCATGGGCGCCGGCGAGTACATTTCCGTCCGCTCCCAGCGCGAACTGCTGGCTGCAACCCGCCCCACCCAGATCACCCTGGCCGCTGCACCCTCGCTGGACATCGAACACAATGAGCTTGTGCTGGTCTACCTGGCGCGAGGCATGTCGCGGGAGGCCGCCGAACACCGCGTGGCCGAGCGGATGGGCCTGCTGGACTGCGATTGCGATCCCAGCCTCTCGCTGCAGCCGGAAATTCCGGAAGCCCTCGACGAGCACGAAGCGGTGGGCACCGCCTGGGGCGCCGCGGCGTCGAGCTTCTGCTTCTTCGCATCCGGCGCGATCGTGCCGATCCTGCCCTTCGTCCTGGGTATGACCGGCGTCGCGGCGCTGGCTGTCTCCGCTGCCCTTGTGGGCCTGGCGCTGCTGTTCACCGGCGGGGTCGTGGGCCTGCTCTCGGGCACCTCCCCCTCCTCCCGCGGCCTCCGTCAGCTTGCCATCGGAATGGGTGCCGCAGGCGTGACCTATCTGCTGGGCCTGGCCTTCGGCGCCGTGGTTGCCTAG
- a CDS encoding sodium:solute symporter, with protein MDASLVNIAIVVVYLVAMLAFGWWGKSRTKNNSDFLVAGRRLGPFLYTGTMAAVVLGGASTVGGVGLGYKFGISGMWLVVAIGAGVLLLSLLFASTIQKLKIYTVSQMLSLRYGSHATQTSGIVMLAYTLMLCATSTGAYATIFVVLFGWDRALAVAIGGAIVLVYSTIGGMWSITLADQVQFVIKTVGIFLLMLPLTLNAAGGFEGIRSRVDASFFQIDGIGIQTIITYFVVYTLGLLIGQDIWQRVFTAKTPTVARWGGATAGIYCILYGAAGALIGLGARVALPNIDVKALGKDVVYAEVATNLLPVGIGGLVLAAAVAAMMSTASGALIAAATVARADVVPFVAGWFGKTINTDDTENPEHDVRANRMWVLGLGIVAIVIAIVTKDVVAALTIAYDILVGGLLVAILGGLIWKRGTGIAAAASMAVGSVITLGTMIVLEINAEVPLDGIYANEPIYYGLVASAVVYIAVSLLTKPTDPAVMANWHRRVAGDAAVEEKVPAVTH; from the coding sequence ATGGACGCAAGTCTCGTCAACATCGCCATCGTGGTGGTGTACCTGGTCGCCATGCTGGCGTTCGGATGGTGGGGTAAATCCCGCACCAAAAACAACAGCGACTTCCTGGTGGCCGGCCGCCGCCTCGGCCCGTTCCTCTACACCGGGACCATGGCTGCCGTCGTTCTCGGTGGCGCCTCAACCGTCGGCGGTGTGGGTCTCGGCTACAAGTTCGGCATCTCCGGGATGTGGCTCGTGGTCGCGATCGGCGCCGGCGTGCTGCTCCTGAGCCTGCTCTTCGCCAGCACCATCCAGAAGCTCAAGATCTACACGGTTTCCCAGATGCTGAGCCTGCGGTACGGCAGCCACGCCACCCAGACCTCGGGCATCGTAATGCTCGCCTACACGCTGATGCTGTGCGCAACGTCCACCGGCGCCTACGCCACAATTTTTGTTGTGCTCTTCGGCTGGGACCGCGCACTCGCCGTCGCCATCGGCGGCGCAATCGTCCTGGTCTACTCGACGATCGGCGGGATGTGGTCCATCACCCTGGCCGACCAGGTTCAGTTTGTCATCAAAACAGTCGGTATCTTCTTGCTGATGCTGCCGCTGACCCTCAATGCCGCCGGCGGCTTCGAAGGGATCCGCAGCCGCGTGGACGCCAGCTTCTTCCAGATCGACGGCATCGGCATCCAGACGATCATCACCTACTTCGTCGTCTATACCCTGGGCCTGCTGATCGGCCAGGACATCTGGCAGCGGGTGTTCACCGCCAAAACGCCCACGGTCGCTCGGTGGGGCGGCGCGACGGCCGGCATCTACTGCATTCTCTACGGTGCCGCCGGCGCCCTGATCGGCCTGGGCGCGCGCGTTGCGTTGCCGAATATCGACGTCAAGGCCCTCGGCAAGGATGTCGTCTACGCCGAAGTTGCCACTAACCTGCTTCCGGTCGGCATTGGCGGCCTGGTGCTTGCCGCGGCCGTCGCCGCGATGATGTCCACCGCCTCCGGCGCCCTGATCGCCGCCGCCACAGTGGCCCGGGCCGACGTCGTACCGTTTGTCGCCGGCTGGTTCGGCAAAACCATCAACACCGATGACACCGAGAACCCCGAGCACGACGTCCGGGCCAACCGCATGTGGGTCCTGGGCCTCGGCATCGTCGCGATCGTCATCGCCATCGTCACCAAGGACGTCGTCGCGGCGCTCACCATCGCCTATGACATCCTCGTCGGCGGACTCCTTGTTGCCATCCTCGGCGGACTCATCTGGAAGCGCGGCACCGGCATTGCCGCGGCTGCCTCCATGGCGGTGGGCTCCGTCATCACACTCGGCACCATGATCGTGCTGGAAATCAATGCCGAAGTCCCGCTGGACGGGATCTACGCCAACGAACCGATCTACTACGGCCTGGTGGCCTCCGCGGTGGTCTACATCGCGGTGTCCCTCCTGACGAAACCGACGGATCCCGCGGTCATGGCCAACTGGCACCGCAGGGTCGCCGGCGATGCCGCCGTGGAAGAAAAAGTACCGGCCGTCACGCACTGA
- a CDS encoding cupin domain-containing protein, producing the protein MKALPVEPSNVPVAIGSRIRAARQSQRLTIEQVADATGLTKGFLSRVERDLTSPSVASLVTLCQVLSISIGELFAAPETHHTKKDEGPRISLGGDGIVERLLTARSERRVQIIQAVIEPRGRGESELYAVDCDVDVLHVVQGRIRLILTNEEFELHTGDTVTFPGREPHTWINPTDEAVEVLWVLVPAASR; encoded by the coding sequence ATGAAAGCTTTGCCAGTTGAACCGAGCAATGTTCCGGTTGCCATCGGTTCCCGGATCCGCGCCGCGCGGCAGTCGCAGCGGCTCACGATCGAGCAGGTTGCCGACGCCACCGGGCTGACCAAGGGATTCCTCAGCAGGGTCGAGCGCGACCTCACTTCGCCCTCGGTAGCATCGCTTGTGACGCTGTGCCAAGTGCTTTCCATCTCGATCGGCGAACTGTTTGCCGCCCCGGAAACCCATCACACCAAGAAGGACGAAGGACCGAGGATCTCGCTCGGCGGTGACGGGATTGTGGAGCGGCTGCTGACCGCGCGCTCGGAACGGCGGGTGCAGATTATCCAGGCCGTGATTGAGCCCCGCGGCCGCGGCGAATCGGAACTGTATGCCGTGGACTGCGACGTTGACGTGCTGCATGTGGTGCAGGGGCGCATCCGGCTGATCCTCACCAACGAGGAATTTGAACTCCACACGGGCGACACGGTGACTTTCCCGGGCCGTGAGCCGCACACGTGGATCAACCCGACCGACGAAGCCGTCGAAGTCCTCTGGGTCCTGGTCCCCGCCGCAAGCCGCTAG
- the speB gene encoding agmatinase, translating to MEELRIEANGNLGPIDSSRIPRYAGAATYARLPRLDQVAKADVTVVGVPFDSGVSYRPGARFGSNHIREASRLLRPYNPAWDVSPFENIQVADAGDMAVNPFNINEAIETIQQNALDLTAAGSKLLTLGGDHTIALPLLRAAAERAGQPVAMLHFDAHLDTWDTYFGAEYTHGTPFRRAVEEGILDTEAISHIGTRGPLYGKKDLDDDHRFGFGIVTSADVYYQGVLETVAKVRDRIGNRPLYISVDIDVLDPAHAPGTGTPEAGGITSRELLEIIRGFRGMNLVGADIVEVAPAYDHADITGVAASHVAYELVTLMADSAVGGDRFGAANGYAAQALGQESRRPAGFATPAAARVGGGVAQ from the coding sequence TTGGAAGAGCTGCGCATCGAGGCCAATGGCAACCTTGGCCCTATTGATTCATCCCGCATCCCCCGTTACGCGGGGGCCGCTACCTATGCGCGCCTGCCGCGGCTGGACCAGGTCGCCAAGGCCGACGTTACGGTGGTGGGCGTGCCCTTCGACTCGGGCGTCTCCTACCGCCCCGGTGCCCGCTTCGGGTCCAACCACATCCGCGAGGCCAGCCGGCTGCTGCGCCCGTACAACCCGGCCTGGGATGTCAGCCCCTTCGAGAACATCCAGGTGGCCGACGCCGGCGATATGGCCGTCAACCCCTTTAATATCAATGAAGCGATCGAGACAATCCAGCAGAATGCCCTGGACCTGACCGCCGCCGGCAGCAAGCTGCTGACCCTCGGCGGGGACCACACCATTGCGCTGCCGCTGCTGCGCGCCGCCGCCGAACGCGCCGGCCAGCCCGTCGCCATGCTGCACTTTGACGCGCACCTGGACACCTGGGACACGTACTTCGGTGCCGAATACACCCATGGCACCCCGTTCCGCCGGGCGGTTGAGGAAGGCATCCTGGACACCGAGGCGATTAGCCACATCGGCACCCGTGGCCCGCTGTACGGCAAAAAGGACCTCGACGACGACCACCGCTTCGGCTTCGGCATTGTGACCTCCGCCGACGTCTACTACCAGGGTGTGCTCGAAACAGTAGCGAAGGTGCGTGACCGGATCGGCAACCGCCCGCTCTACATCTCGGTCGACATCGACGTCCTCGACCCCGCACACGCCCCCGGCACCGGCACCCCGGAAGCCGGCGGCATCACCAGCCGCGAGCTGCTCGAAATCATCCGCGGCTTCCGCGGCATGAACCTGGTGGGGGCGGACATTGTGGAGGTGGCCCCCGCGTACGACCATGCGGACATTACCGGCGTCGCCGCAAGCCACGTGGCCTACGAACTGGTCACCCTGATGGCGGACAGCGCGGTTGGGGGCGACCGCTTCGGCGCGGCCAACGGGTACGCTGCGCAGGCGCTCGGCCAGGAATCCCGCCGTCCGGCCGGCTTCGCCACTCCGGCCGCAGCCCGCGTCGGGGGCGGGGTCGCCCAGTGA
- a CDS encoding thiamine pyrophosphate-binding protein: MTGVRNGGDLVVETLEALGAKTVFGIPGQHALGLFDAMGRGNLHFVSSRVENNSAFAADGYSRATGEVGVLFLSTGPGALTSLAGLQEAYATGVPMVVIASQIPLEGLGARRKGMLHQLDDQKASAANVTKSQRLIQHASGIPSAIQDAWTEAISSPQGPVWLEIPQNVLLDPIMVPPVEDALAEAADNPPRIELVREAVKWLASAERPAIIAGGGARRGRAEKSLLAIAEKLRAPVICTPGGNGAFPWNHELSLQSWIEDQYMTELLEDADVLIVIGSSLGEVTSNYFTFAPRGRIIQIDAEPRVLESNRPGLGIRADAGQALAALDDALREPYGDRTNWHGTSPEDLVKKTLAKVTARLESQDLGKELKFMADIREAVPAAMQTFWDMTISAYWAWSCWDARQGQFHSAQGAGGLGFGFPAAIGGAVGLETTGKPGGSARVLAVSGDGSAMYSISELATAKQHNVPVTWLIVDDGGYGILREYMVGAFGKATATELARPDFVKLAEAFGVPAVRVAPEDIGDALRAGFAADGPNVVVVETLLKMFAPTHLDD, translated from the coding sequence GTGACCGGAGTGCGCAATGGCGGGGACCTCGTTGTCGAGACGCTCGAAGCGCTCGGCGCCAAAACGGTCTTCGGGATTCCGGGGCAGCACGCCCTGGGGCTTTTTGATGCGATGGGCCGGGGCAACCTGCACTTCGTCTCCTCCCGGGTGGAGAACAACTCCGCCTTTGCCGCGGACGGCTACTCCCGGGCCACCGGCGAGGTCGGTGTCCTTTTCCTCTCCACCGGACCGGGAGCGCTGACGTCCCTGGCCGGGCTGCAGGAAGCGTATGCCACCGGCGTTCCCATGGTGGTCATCGCGAGCCAGATCCCGCTCGAAGGACTCGGTGCGCGCCGCAAGGGAATGCTGCACCAACTCGATGACCAGAAGGCTTCGGCCGCCAACGTCACCAAGAGCCAGCGCCTCATCCAGCACGCCTCCGGCATCCCTTCGGCTATCCAGGATGCCTGGACCGAGGCGATTTCCTCGCCGCAGGGCCCCGTGTGGTTGGAGATTCCGCAGAACGTGCTGCTGGATCCGATTATGGTGCCCCCGGTGGAGGATGCACTCGCCGAGGCCGCCGATAATCCGCCGCGGATCGAACTGGTCCGCGAAGCCGTCAAATGGCTGGCGTCGGCGGAACGTCCCGCCATCATCGCCGGCGGGGGAGCCCGCCGCGGCCGGGCCGAGAAGTCGCTGCTCGCCATCGCGGAGAAGCTCCGGGCGCCGGTGATTTGCACGCCCGGCGGCAACGGCGCGTTCCCGTGGAACCACGAACTCTCACTCCAGTCCTGGATCGAGGACCAGTACATGACGGAGCTCCTTGAGGACGCCGACGTGCTGATTGTGATCGGTTCCTCACTCGGCGAAGTCACATCAAACTACTTCACCTTTGCGCCGCGCGGCCGGATCATCCAGATCGACGCCGAACCTCGCGTCCTCGAATCCAACCGTCCCGGTCTGGGCATCCGGGCCGACGCCGGCCAGGCGCTCGCCGCCCTCGACGATGCCCTGCGGGAACCATATGGCGATCGCACCAACTGGCACGGCACTTCGCCGGAAGATCTGGTCAAAAAAACCCTCGCGAAGGTCACTGCCCGCCTCGAATCCCAGGATCTCGGCAAGGAACTGAAGTTTATGGCGGACATCCGCGAGGCCGTCCCCGCCGCCATGCAGACATTCTGGGACATGACCATCTCCGCGTACTGGGCTTGGAGCTGCTGGGATGCCCGCCAGGGCCAGTTCCACTCTGCCCAGGGCGCCGGCGGCCTCGGCTTCGGGTTTCCTGCGGCAATCGGCGGCGCTGTTGGCCTGGAAACCACCGGCAAGCCCGGCGGGTCTGCCAGGGTGTTGGCCGTCTCCGGCGACGGATCGGCGATGTACTCCATTTCCGAACTGGCCACTGCCAAGCAGCACAACGTTCCGGTCACGTGGCTGATTGTGGACGACGGCGGTTACGGCATCCTGCGTGAATACATGGTCGGCGCCTTCGGCAAGGCCACCGCGACCGAACTCGCCCGTCCTGACTTCGTCAAGCTGGCGGAGGCCTTCGGCGTCCCGGCCGTCCGGGTTGCCCCCGAGGACATCGGGGATGCGCTCAGGGCCGGGTTTGCGGCGGACGGCCCGAACGTGGTCGTCGTCGAGACCCTGCTGAAGATGTTCGCCCCCACCCACCTGGACGACTAG
- a CDS encoding MarR family transcriptional regulator: MTVESNAAAKLVYQIFDLQRAVRCVAAANLRGQDTGVALQGVLRFVGEGESRATHLAERLGVSAPVLSRHIAELEEQGYVVRRPDPEDGRAQLIALSAAGAEKLRVIEDHRTATIQGLLQDWSQDDVELTARTLKKLAESLRTSARATTAGPTNTTETVKE, encoded by the coding sequence ATGACCGTTGAATCCAATGCCGCAGCCAAACTCGTTTACCAGATCTTTGACCTTCAGCGCGCCGTCCGCTGTGTTGCCGCAGCCAACCTTCGCGGCCAGGACACCGGGGTGGCCCTGCAGGGAGTGCTCCGTTTTGTCGGGGAGGGCGAATCCCGGGCCACCCACCTTGCGGAGCGGCTCGGCGTCAGCGCCCCCGTGCTCAGCCGGCATATCGCCGAGCTCGAAGAGCAAGGTTACGTGGTCCGCCGGCCGGACCCCGAGGATGGCCGCGCCCAGCTGATCGCCCTCTCGGCGGCCGGTGCGGAGAAGCTGCGGGTCATCGAGGACCACCGCACTGCAACCATCCAGGGCCTGCTGCAGGACTGGAGCCAGGACGACGTCGAACTCACGGCGCGGACCCTGAAGAAACTTGCTGAGTCCCTCAGGACCTCAGCCCGGGCAACGACGGCCGGACCCACGAATACGACCGAAACTGTTAAGGAGTAG
- a CDS encoding MFS transporter — MTHRQIMEALTGLLAAFFTAILSSTIVANALPTIMSELKGTQTDFAWVITAALLANAATTPIWGKLADLFNKKVLVQLSIVIFVAGSVMAGLSETIPLLLTARVIQGIAMGGLTALAQAIIGSMIPPRDRGKYSGYMGGVMAVGTAGGPLLGGFIVDSPLGWRWTFFVCVPLAVVALILLQVTLKIQHVKRPAKIDWLGSILLTSGVSLLLIWVSFAGNPDYYDWWSWQSVAMVGGGVVLLGLLVLVESRVSQPIIPLKIISERTTALAILASVAVGVGMFGSSTFLGQYFQVARGASPTEAGLLTLPMIAGNLIGSVASGMLISRTGKWKRYLTAGSILLVGGLGLAGSMDHTTDLWMTGIFTAILGLGLGLLMQNLVLAVQNTVQAKDIGTASASVAFFRSVGGAIGVSVLGAVLGNRVKQLVTEGLASAGIQVPAGSAGATMDLKDMPAPLREIMRAAYGDAIAEVFLISAIVGLVALVAVLFIKERPLRRTVDIRPEPAAQAGDAAADAAVAAAGGASATALGHAPRNGPKDAGTVGPAVGSGIVDLDREFIEVLSRERAESRFPDAARREAGVAANSSPRPGESAAEPGDREGGRQRSRTLLAEDRPEAADVVPVLLQTQRLLAEQQLQLAEALHAVNEQAAEQRVIAAEQARVAGELTALGRQLAKQRKLQRAAADYIATHGRHRTD, encoded by the coding sequence ATGACCCACCGCCAGATCATGGAAGCACTGACGGGTCTGCTGGCTGCCTTCTTCACCGCCATCCTGAGCAGCACGATTGTTGCCAACGCGCTTCCCACCATTATGTCCGAGCTCAAGGGCACCCAGACGGACTTCGCCTGGGTGATTACGGCCGCCCTCCTGGCCAACGCGGCCACCACCCCGATCTGGGGCAAGCTGGCGGACCTCTTTAACAAAAAGGTCCTGGTCCAGCTCAGCATCGTGATCTTTGTGGCCGGCTCCGTGATGGCCGGGCTGTCGGAGACCATCCCGCTGCTGCTGACCGCCCGGGTCATCCAGGGCATCGCCATGGGTGGCCTCACCGCCCTGGCCCAGGCCATCATCGGCTCCATGATTCCGCCACGTGACCGCGGAAAGTACTCCGGCTACATGGGCGGCGTGATGGCCGTCGGCACAGCCGGCGGCCCGCTGCTCGGCGGTTTTATTGTGGACAGTCCGCTGGGCTGGCGCTGGACCTTCTTCGTCTGCGTCCCGCTCGCCGTCGTCGCCCTGATCCTGCTCCAGGTCACCTTGAAGATCCAGCACGTCAAGCGCCCGGCCAAGATCGACTGGCTCGGCTCGATCCTGTTGACCTCGGGCGTCAGCCTGCTGCTCATCTGGGTTTCCTTCGCCGGCAACCCCGACTACTACGACTGGTGGTCATGGCAGTCGGTCGCCATGGTGGGCGGCGGCGTTGTGCTCCTTGGCCTGTTGGTACTGGTGGAATCTCGGGTATCCCAGCCGATCATCCCGCTCAAGATCATCTCCGAGCGGACCACAGCCCTCGCGATCCTCGCCTCGGTAGCGGTCGGCGTGGGCATGTTCGGCTCCTCGACGTTCCTTGGCCAGTACTTCCAGGTGGCACGCGGTGCCAGCCCCACCGAAGCCGGCCTGCTGACCCTGCCCATGATCGCGGGCAACCTGATCGGTTCGGTTGCCTCGGGTATGCTCATCAGCCGCACCGGCAAGTGGAAACGGTACCTGACCGCCGGCTCCATCCTCCTGGTGGGCGGCCTCGGCCTTGCCGGCAGCATGGACCACACCACCGACCTGTGGATGACCGGTATTTTTACGGCCATCCTGGGCCTGGGCCTGGGCCTGCTGATGCAGAACCTCGTCCTCGCCGTGCAGAACACTGTCCAGGCCAAGGACATCGGTACGGCCAGCGCCTCCGTGGCCTTCTTCCGGTCCGTAGGCGGCGCCATCGGCGTCTCGGTCCTTGGCGCCGTCCTGGGCAACCGGGTCAAGCAGCTCGTCACCGAGGGGCTCGCTTCCGCCGGAATCCAGGTGCCGGCGGGGTCGGCGGGGGCCACCATGGACCTCAAGGACATGCCGGCACCGCTGCGTGAGATTATGCGGGCGGCATACGGTGACGCGATCGCGGAGGTTTTCCTGATTTCGGCCATCGTCGGCCTCGTGGCTCTTGTAGCCGTCCTGTTTATCAAGGAACGCCCCCTGCGTCGCACCGTTGATATCCGGCCTGAGCCCGCCGCGCAGGCAGGAGACGCAGCTGCGGACGCTGCCGTGGCCGCCGCCGGAGGTGCTTCAGCGACTGCCCTGGGGCATGCTCCGCGGAATGGTCCGAAGGACGCTGGCACGGTTGGCCCCGCCGTCGGATCCGGCATCGTCGACTTGGACCGGGAGTTTATCGAGGTCCTCAGCCGGGAGCGCGCCGAATCCCGGTTTCCCGACGCCGCCCGCCGGGAGGCCGGTGTGGCTGCCAATTCCTCGCCCCGCCCGGGGGAGTCCGCCGCCGAGCCCGGCGATAGGGAAGGCGGCCGCCAGCGGTCCCGGACCCTGCTTGCCGAGGACCGGCCTGAGGCAGCCGACGTAGTACCCGTGTTGCTGCAGACCCAACGGCTGCTTGCCGAGCAGCAACTCCAACTGGCCGAGGCGCTGCACGCCGTGAACGAACAGGCTGCCGAGCAGCGTGTGATTGCGGCGGAGCAAGCCCGTGTCGCCGGGGAACTCACGGCGTTGGGCCGGCAGCTGGCCAAACAGCGCAAGCTGCAGCGCGCTGCGGCCGATTACATCGCCACCCACGGACGGCACCGGACCGACTAG